Part of the Oerskovia paurometabola genome is shown below.
GGCCCGCGAGTTCTCGCACTCGACGGGCGCGGCCTTCACGGACCGCGGGCTCCCGACGGGCGACCTGCCCCGCGTGACGCCCGACGGCTTCCCCGTCGAGGTCGCGGACGACGCCCCGATACACGGCGTGACCGGTTGTGACCGCTTCGTCACGCGGATCGTGCGTGGCATCGACCCGCAGGCGCCGACCCCGGCATGGATGCAGCGCCGTCTGACCCAGGCGGGCATGCGCCCCATCTCACTCGCGGTCGACATCACGAACTACGTCATGCTCGACCTCGGTCAGCCCCTGCACGCCTACGACCTCGCCAAGGTCGCAGGGCCGATCGTCGTGCGCCGCGCGGCGCCGGGGGAGCGGCTCACGACGCTCGACGCCGTCGAACGCCGCCTCGACGTCGAGGACCTGCTCATCACCGACTCGCCCGAGGGGGTGCGCGGCTCGCGCGTGCTCGGGATCGCGGGCGTCATGGGCGGGGCGTCGAGCGAGGTCGGCGAGACCACGACCGACGTCCTGGTCGAGGCAGCACACTTCGACCCGATCACCGTGGCCCGCTCCGCACGCCGTCACAAGCTGCCCTCCGAGGCGGCCAAGCGCTTCGAGCGCGGTGCGGACCCGGCACTGCCGCCCGTCGCCGCCCAGCGCGTCGTCGACCTGCTCGTCGAGCTCGGCGGCGGCACGGTGGACGACGCCGTGAGCGACCTCAACACGGTCCCGCCCGTCGCCCCGATCGTGTTCCCGATCCACGAGGCCGAGCGTCTCGTGGGCGTTCCCTACACCTCGGAGCAGGTGCGTGGCGTGCTCGCGGAGATCGGCTGCACGGTCCGTGACCTCGACGGCGGCACCACCCTCGAGGTCACGCCGCCGACGTGGCGTCCCGACCTGACCGGTGCCGCAGAGCTCGTCGAGGAGATCGCCCGACTCGTCGGCTACGACAAGATCCCGTCGACCCTGCCGCCCGCCCCGGCGGGTCGCGGGCTCACGACCTCGCAGCAGCTGCGTCGTTCGGTCGCGCGCGCCCTCGCGGAGGCCGGGTTCGTCGAGACGCTCAGCTACCCGTTCGTGAACCCGCAGTCGCACGACGACCTGCGCCTGCCCGCGGACGACGACCGTCGCCGAGCGCTGCGGCTCGTCAACCCGCTCGCGGACGACCACCCCGAGATGCGCACGAACCTGCTGACGACGCTGCTCGGCACGCTCAAGCGCAACGTGGGACGCGGCAACACGGACCTCGCGATCTTCGAGATCGGCCTCGTGACGCGCCCCGTGCCCGGTGCACCGGCAGCCCCGCAGCTCCCGGGCGGCGTCCGCCCGAGCGAGCAGGACCTCGAGACGCTGCAGGCCGCTGTGCCGCCGCAGCCGCGCCGTGTCGCGGGCGTCCTGACCGGCCAGCGTGTGGCCTCGGGCTGGTGGGGCGCGGGTCGTGCGGCCGACTGGACCGACGCGCTGGCCGCCGCCCGGCTCGTGGCCGAGCGCGTCGGGGCCCGCGTGAGCGTGGTCGCCGACCACGACCACGCGCCCTGGCACCCGGGCCGGACCGCGAGGCTCGAGCTGTCGGACGGGGCCGTCGTCGGGCACGCGGGCGAGCTGCACCCCAAGGTGCTCGAGACGCTCGGTCTGCCCGCGCGGACCGTCGCGTTCGAGGTCGACCTCGACGCGCTGATCGCCGCCGCACCCCAGCAGCCCGTCCAGGCCGAGCCCGTCTCGTCGTTCCCGCTCGCGAAGGAGGACCTGGCGCTCGTCGTCGACGCCTCCGTGCCGGCCGCAGCCGTGCGCGCCGCGATCGAGGAGGGGGCGGGGGACCTGCTCGAGGACCTCGCCCTGTTCGACGTCTACACCGGCCCCCAGGTGGGCGAGGGCAAGAAGTCGCTCGCGTTCTCGCTGCGCCTGCGCGGCACCGACCGCACGCTCACCGCGGAGGACTCCGCGGCCGTGCGTGCCGCGGCGGTCGCTGCGGCGCACGAGAAGGTCGGGGCCGAGCTCCGTGGCTGACGTCACCACCGTGGCCCCCGCGCGCACCGCCCTCGTCACGGGTGGTGCGCGCGGGATCGGCCGCGCGGTCGTGCTGGGTCTCGCCCGTGCGGGCCTCGACGTCGCGGTCCTGGGCCGGGACGCGTCCCGCGTGGACGACGTCGCCGCCCAGGTCCGCGCCCTGGGTCGCCGCTCCGTGGGTCTGGTCGCGGACGTGGGCGACCCCACCGCCGTGGACGCGGCCGTCGCGCGGGCCGAGGCGGAGCTGGGCGGGATCGACCTCCTGGTCAACAACGCCGGGCGCATCGACGCCGAGGTGCCGCTGTGGGAGGCCGACCCGGACGAGTGGTGGTCCGTCATGGAGACCAACGTGCGCGGGCCCTTCCTGCTCGCACGGGCGCTCGTCCCCGGGATGCTCGCGCGGGGTGGGGGACGCGTCGTCGACCTCAGCTCTGGTGCCGGCTCGCACGACATGGACGGCGCGACCGCCTACAACGCGAGCAAGACGGCGCTGCTGCGCATCGGGTCGAACCTGCACCTGTCGGGCCATGCCCGCGGGCTGCGGACGTTCGAGGTCTCGCCAGGCGTGGTGCAGACCGACCTGACCGCGTCGATGGACATGCACGTGGGGCGCACCGAGTGGACGCCCGTGGAGCGCACGGTCGAGATGATCGTCGCGATCGCGGCCGGCGAGCTCGACGCGTGGTCGGGGACCTTCGTGCGGGTCACGCACGACTCGCCCGCGTCGCTGCGAGCGGCTGCCGCTGCCGGCTCCCGCGACGTGGAGGCCGTGCCCGGACCCGAGGCGCGTCGGTTGCGCGTGACGCGCTTCGGCGACGACGACCCCATGCCGGGAGCGCTTCCCGCGCGCTGATCTCGCGCCGTCCGACGGTCAGTGGTGGTGACCGTGCCGGCCGAGGGTCTCCACGGCGGTGGCCCCCGGCCGGGTCCACTGCGGCACGGGACGCGTGGTCTCGCTCCAGCCGGCGACGCCGTCCGCGTCCGAGCGCCAGAACCAGCCCGGGTCGCGCCCCTCGGGCCACCCGTCCGGCTGCGCCTCCCAGGCCTCGCTACGGCCGTGGGGCGTCATGTCGAGCAGGGCGAACGCCGGGTTGGTCGGCTCGGTGCCGCGACCCGTCGTCCGGTAGGTGAGGAACACGTCGTCGCCGTCGCGCAGGAAGCACGAGAGGTACCCCATCTCGCCGCCCACGGGCGCGTCCAGGTCGCGCACCGAGAACCAGGGCTGGGTGTAGCCCATGAACTCGACGAACGGGGCGACCTCGTCCCACGCCCCGGTCGTGACGATGGCGAACGAGACGCCGCGCGCGTTGAGGTAGACGGCGTCCTTCAGGTTCCAGGCCGTCCAGGTGCAGCCCTCGCACTGGCCCTGGTGCGGTGCGCCGTCGTGCCACATGTGCTGGTAGATCACGAGCTCGTCGCGCCCCTGGAACAGGTCCACGAACGGGACCGGCCCGTCGGGGCCGACGACCTTCACGGTGCCGTCGATCCTCGCCATGGGCAGTCGCCGTCGGGCAGCCGCGATGGCGTCTCCCTCGTGCGTGTGGGCCTTCTCGCGGTCCAGGAGCTCGTCCCGAGCGGCCTCCCAGGTAGCCAGGTCGACGACGGGCGGTCGGGCGGACCTCGGTGTGGTCGAGTCGTCGGGCGGGGTCGTCATGGTGTCCTCCGTGCGGGCTCGGGCAGGGACGCACGGCGCGCTCCTGCGGTCACGAGGGCAGACTCGGGACCGGGCCGGAACTCATCGTCAGTGGTGGCGGCGACCCCGCGAGGCGCCGAACGGCCCGCCCACGAACAGCCCCAGCCCGAGCACGAAGCCGAAGTCGTACCAGTTGCCGTTGTTGTGGACCTCGTAGATGTTCACCGTGTCGGTGAACAGCGAGACCACGAACGTGACGGGGACGATGACGCCCTGCCACAGGCCGAGCCAGAACCCGGCCGGGCTGCCGTCCGCGGTGGGCGTGCCGACGTCGGGGTTGGGACCGGGAGCGCAGGCCGCGAGCGCGAGCGCCCCGACGACCAGCGCGGCGGCGAGGGCGATGCGCCGGGCTCGTGGTGACGTGAGCGTGGTGCGAGCGGTACGTGCGCTCTCGTGGGGCGAGACGTTGTGCGTCGGGTGCATGGCCGACCTCCTCGTGGCTGGACCGGACGGTCGCCCCCAGCATCCGCCGCCGCGCGCTCCGGCTCAACCGGAGGCTCGCGTCGAGCGCTCGGTCACTCGGACGCGGGCAGCCGCCGGGTCCCGCCGATGACGAGCGTGACGTCGACGTCGACGTCCGCGAGCCCGGCCTCGTCGAGGGCCGTGCGCAGGGTGGCGGGGTCGGCCTCGGGGGCCGGGCCGATCGCCTCGATCCTCAGGACGGACCCGC
Proteins encoded:
- a CDS encoding DUF899 family protein encodes the protein MTTPPDDSTTPRSARPPVVDLATWEAARDELLDREKAHTHEGDAIAAARRRLPMARIDGTVKVVGPDGPVPFVDLFQGRDELVIYQHMWHDGAPHQGQCEGCTWTAWNLKDAVYLNARGVSFAIVTTGAWDEVAPFVEFMGYTQPWFSVRDLDAPVGGEMGYLSCFLRDGDDVFLTYRTTGRGTEPTNPAFALLDMTPHGRSEAWEAQPDGWPEGRDPGWFWRSDADGVAGWSETTRPVPQWTRPGATAVETLGRHGHHH
- a CDS encoding SDR family NAD(P)-dependent oxidoreductase — its product is MADVTTVAPARTALVTGGARGIGRAVVLGLARAGLDVAVLGRDASRVDDVAAQVRALGRRSVGLVADVGDPTAVDAAVARAEAELGGIDLLVNNAGRIDAEVPLWEADPDEWWSVMETNVRGPFLLARALVPGMLARGGGRVVDLSSGAGSHDMDGATAYNASKTALLRIGSNLHLSGHARGLRTFEVSPGVVQTDLTASMDMHVGRTEWTPVERTVEMIVAIAAGELDAWSGTFVRVTHDSPASLRAAAAAGSRDVEAVPGPEARRLRVTRFGDDDPMPGALPAR
- the pheT gene encoding phenylalanine--tRNA ligase subunit beta produces the protein MPNIVIDWLGEHVELPTDLTAETLAAALVKVGLEEEAIHGSSVTGPLVVGQVVSVQPEEQKNGKVINWCQVDVGAHNVDGVPVAEGGTPRGIICGAHNFGPGDRVVVALPGAVLPGPFPIASRKTYGHVSDGMICSAKELGLGQDHDGIIVLDRYGYSPETGYDTTPGTDALELLGLGDEVLEINVTPDRGYCFSYRGVAREFSHSTGAAFTDRGLPTGDLPRVTPDGFPVEVADDAPIHGVTGCDRFVTRIVRGIDPQAPTPAWMQRRLTQAGMRPISLAVDITNYVMLDLGQPLHAYDLAKVAGPIVVRRAAPGERLTTLDAVERRLDVEDLLITDSPEGVRGSRVLGIAGVMGGASSEVGETTTDVLVEAAHFDPITVARSARRHKLPSEAAKRFERGADPALPPVAAQRVVDLLVELGGGTVDDAVSDLNTVPPVAPIVFPIHEAERLVGVPYTSEQVRGVLAEIGCTVRDLDGGTTLEVTPPTWRPDLTGAAELVEEIARLVGYDKIPSTLPPAPAGRGLTTSQQLRRSVARALAEAGFVETLSYPFVNPQSHDDLRLPADDDRRRALRLVNPLADDHPEMRTNLLTTLLGTLKRNVGRGNTDLAIFEIGLVTRPVPGAPAAPQLPGGVRPSEQDLETLQAAVPPQPRRVAGVLTGQRVASGWWGAGRAADWTDALAAARLVAERVGARVSVVADHDHAPWHPGRTARLELSDGAVVGHAGELHPKVLETLGLPARTVAFEVDLDALIAAAPQQPVQAEPVSSFPLAKEDLALVVDASVPAAAVRAAIEEGAGDLLEDLALFDVYTGPQVGEGKKSLAFSLRLRGTDRTLTAEDSAAVRAAAVAAAHEKVGAELRG